In a genomic window of Meleagris gallopavo isolate NT-WF06-2002-E0010 breed Aviagen turkey brand Nicholas breeding stock chromosome 1, Turkey_5.1, whole genome shotgun sequence:
- the PAH gene encoding phenylalanine-4-hydroxylase: MTPASSRYSARKDWQCEAVNPSEVVLFTCHVFVPSACTGFRLRPVAGLLSSRDFLAGLAFRVFHSTQYIRHASKPMYTPEPDICHELLGHVPLFADPSFAQFSQEIGLASLGAPDDFIEKLATVYWFTVEFGLCKEGDSLKAYGAGLLSSFGELQYCLSSKPEIRPLVLENTSVQNYSVTEFQPVYFVAESFNDAKEKLRKFAQTIPRPFSVRYNPYTQRIEVLDNAKQLKNLADTINSEMGILCNALQKIK; the protein is encoded by the exons ATGACTCCTGCATCATCCCGCTACAGTGCTAGGAAAGACTGGCAGTGTGAGGCAGTGAATCCATCTGAAGTGG TGCTTTTTACATGCCATGTTTTTGTCCCTTCAGCCTGCACTGGATTTCGCCTGCGTCCTGTTGCAGGCTTACTCTCCTCTCGGGATTTCTTGGCTGGACTGGCATTCCGAGTATTTCACTCTACGCAGTATATTCGCCATGCATCCAAACCTATGTACACACCAGAGCC TGATATTTGCCATGAGCTACTAGGACATGTGCCTCTTTTTGCTGATCCCAGTTTTGCTCAGTTTTCCCAG GAAATTGGACTGGCATCTCTGGGAGCTCCAGATGATTTCATCGAGAAACTTGCTACG GTTTATTGGTTTACTGTGGAGTTTGGACTATGCAAGGAAGGAGATTCACTAAAGGCATATGGTGCTGGGCTGCTGTCTTCATTTGGGGAGCTGCAG TACTGTTTATCAAGTAAGCCTGAGATTCGGCCTCTCGTCCTGGAGAACACTTCTGTGCAGAATTACTCTGTTACTGAGTTCCAGCCTGTCTACTTTGTTGCTGAAAGTTTTAATGATGCAAAGGAAAAGCTAAG GAAATTTGCCCAAACAATCCCTCGTCCTTTCTCTGTTCGGTACAATCCCTACACCCAGAGGATTGAAGTCTTGGACAAtgcaaagcagctgaagaaCTTAGCTGACACTATCAACA gtGAGATGGGGATTCTCTGCAATGCCCTCCAGAAGATCAAATGA